A part of Paenibacillus sp. IHBB 10380 genomic DNA contains:
- the rpsD gene encoding 30S ribosomal protein S4: MARYTGPKFKLSRRLGISLSGTGKDLKRPFPPGQHGANQRRKISNYGMQLLEKQKLRHMYGLGEKQFKTLFNRAQKMQGIAGENFMFLLESRLDNLVYRLGFANSRAGARQLVSHGHITVNGKKVDIASYMLNTGDVISLRERSRGLSSIKEALENRSHLQAYLEFNDTSFEGKFIRFPERSELSQDIDEKQIVEFYNR; this comes from the coding sequence ATGGCACGTTACACTGGTCCTAAATTTAAATTAAGTCGTCGTCTTGGAATTTCTCTCAGCGGTACAGGTAAAGATTTGAAACGCCCTTTCCCTCCGGGACAACACGGCGCTAACCAACGCAGAAAAATCAGTAACTACGGTATGCAATTGCTTGAAAAGCAAAAACTTCGTCACATGTACGGTTTGGGTGAAAAGCAATTTAAAACTCTATTCAATAGAGCTCAAAAAATGCAAGGAATCGCTGGTGAGAACTTTATGTTCCTACTAGAAAGCCGTTTGGACAACTTGGTTTACCGTCTTGGCTTTGCAAATTCCCGTGCAGGTGCTCGTCAATTGGTATCTCATGGACATATCACTGTCAACGGTAAGAAAGTAGATATCGCTTCCTACATGCTGAACACTGGTGATGTTATCAGTCTTCGTGAAAGAAGTCGTGGTCTTTCTTCTATTAAAGAAGCTTTGGAGAACCGTTCACACCTTCAAGCTTACCTTGAATTTAACGATACTTCATTCGAAGGTAAATTCATTCGTTTCCCGGAACGTTCTGAATTGTCCCAAGATATCGATGAAAAGCAAATCGTCGAATTCTACAACCGTTAA
- a CDS encoding sensor domain-containing diguanylate cyclase → MLEHQLKVSKHESMPAGYVPILRSGSESFNLWMHQMDITSYDFPYIKSLLQESYLDWQEQVSSLPIMEKLVWGLLHCDGSWIEGDASIQSYMSQEGQSIFARCLTDKTEIRAHWQGNLGDDHSEHMISMIPLFTKSQQELYAVMVVIIPEQVAELGGVSVAIATSLHFQACFYKRFEYIFVSDVMNAQIKEGREASRRSILFQIVQRLHDQIDVDTVLTEVLDSIEILYPTATLQLFMSQDHQSSNPRVKPLILSSGLDDVRIQTFMEGCLTRQESTLSNGAKMMEIGIPFGGKQGVYGVFLLQISKEFFAELDLQLVTTLVDTAGSAFENAKLYEQSNLLIQELKHINQLTKLLNQSLQLNDIYQSANEEMLNIFKADYCCILQFNETIDGLEVQSCNVPSLEKDIFAKDYGFSGLVYTNGEPLILSDYLVNLNVSSKFMEDTGSSSLIASPLTIKGEVTGVILLSHEKSHYFSYDNYRLLQTLANHIGLAVSNALLHAEVRRMACRDVLTDLYARHYLDEVIREKMINDYCGCLVVVDIDEFKQVNDKYGHQKGDKILKKVSEIIKTSIRKSDTPARWGGEELAIYLPQMSIKQGLIVSERIRRRVEEETNPSVTISIGISEWNWLEETVSVDSLFYRADMALYRAKNNGRNQIQVEDRRE, encoded by the coding sequence ATGTTAGAGCATCAGCTTAAGGTTTCAAAGCATGAAAGTATGCCCGCGGGTTACGTTCCAATACTTAGGTCTGGCTCTGAATCTTTTAATTTGTGGATGCACCAAATGGATATCACATCCTATGATTTTCCTTATATTAAATCTCTTTTACAAGAAAGCTATTTAGATTGGCAAGAGCAAGTATCCTCGTTACCCATTATGGAAAAATTGGTTTGGGGATTACTTCATTGTGATGGCTCATGGATTGAAGGTGATGCCTCCATTCAAAGCTACATGTCACAAGAGGGACAGTCTATCTTTGCTCGATGCCTGACAGACAAAACGGAGATTCGTGCACATTGGCAAGGAAATCTAGGCGATGATCATTCTGAGCACATGATATCTATGATTCCCTTATTTACAAAAAGTCAGCAGGAGCTTTACGCCGTTATGGTAGTCATTATTCCTGAACAGGTAGCTGAACTAGGAGGCGTGAGTGTGGCTATAGCTACATCGCTCCATTTTCAAGCCTGCTTTTACAAACGGTTTGAATACATATTTGTGTCAGACGTAATGAACGCACAGATTAAAGAAGGACGAGAAGCAAGTCGTCGATCTATTTTATTTCAAATTGTCCAGCGGTTACACGATCAGATTGATGTTGACACCGTTCTGACTGAGGTGCTAGATAGCATTGAAATTCTTTACCCTACAGCAACATTACAACTATTCATGTCACAAGATCATCAGAGTAGTAATCCAAGAGTTAAACCGCTTATTCTTAGTTCAGGATTAGATGATGTACGTATTCAGACATTTATGGAAGGTTGTCTTACAAGGCAAGAATCTACGCTGAGTAATGGTGCTAAGATGATGGAGATTGGGATTCCATTCGGTGGTAAACAAGGCGTATATGGTGTGTTTCTTCTACAGATAAGTAAAGAATTTTTTGCTGAGTTAGATTTACAATTGGTTACAACTTTAGTGGATACCGCTGGAAGTGCTTTTGAGAACGCTAAGTTGTACGAGCAGTCCAATCTTCTTATACAAGAATTAAAACATATTAATCAATTAACAAAGCTACTTAATCAGAGTCTTCAATTGAACGATATTTATCAATCTGCAAATGAAGAAATGTTAAATATTTTCAAGGCAGATTATTGTTGCATTCTTCAGTTTAACGAAACTATAGATGGTTTAGAGGTTCAATCTTGTAATGTACCTTCTCTTGAAAAGGATATTTTTGCTAAAGACTATGGATTTTCCGGATTGGTATATACGAATGGGGAGCCCCTTATTCTATCGGACTATCTAGTGAACTTAAATGTGTCATCTAAATTTATGGAAGATACAGGGTCTTCATCTCTCATTGCGAGCCCTTTAACTATTAAAGGAGAAGTAACAGGTGTTATTCTGTTATCGCATGAGAAGTCACATTACTTTTCATATGATAATTACAGATTACTGCAAACGTTGGCTAACCACATTGGTCTGGCAGTTAGTAATGCCTTGCTCCATGCTGAGGTAAGACGTATGGCTTGTCGAGATGTGTTGACGGATCTCTATGCTCGTCACTATCTGGATGAGGTCATCCGAGAGAAAATGATAAATGATTACTGCGGTTGTTTAGTTGTAGTAGATATTGATGAGTTTAAACAGGTAAACGATAAGTATGGTCATCAAAAAGGTGACAAGATACTGAAGAAGGTTAGTGAGATCATTAAAACTTCTATTCGTAAAAGTGATACACCCGCACGTTGGGGAGGAGAAGAATTAGCTATATATCTTCCACAAATGAGTATTAAACAGGGTCTAATTGTTTCTGAGCGGATTCGAAGACGTGTAGAAGAAGAAACCAATCCAAGTGTAACGATATCCATCGGGATATCAGAATGGAATTGGCTAGAAGAAACGGTTAGTGTAGATTCACTCTTTTACCGAGCGGATATGGCGCTATATCGGGCTAAAAATAATGGTCGTAATCAAATACAAGTGGAAGATAGACGTGAATGA
- a CDS encoding aminopeptidase, whose translation MRDPRIQELAQNLVQYSVDVQPGENVLIEMIGSERDLIKAIVEEVAKRGGHSFIQLTDKALQRTMLVHATQEQMETWTELDLERMKKMNCYIGIRAGENVNDQADVPEDKMKLFNSIYNHKVHSKQRVNHTKWVVLRYPNPSMAQLANMSTEAFEDFYFDVCNLDYGKMDIAQDPLAELMRKTDKVRIVGPGTDLNFSIKGIGAEKCSGQKNIPDGEVYSAPVRDSVNGTISYNAQTVYNGISFENIKFTFKEGKIVEATSNDTKRLNDILDSDEGARYIGEFAIGFNPYILHPMKDILFDEKIAGSLHFTPGQAYDVTNNGNTSSIHWDLVLIQRPDYGGGEIYFDDVLIRKDGIFVIPELEGLNPDHLK comes from the coding sequence ATGCGTGATCCTAGAATTCAAGAATTAGCGCAGAATCTCGTACAATATTCCGTTGACGTACAACCTGGGGAGAACGTTCTGATTGAGATGATCGGTAGCGAGCGCGATCTTATTAAGGCTATAGTGGAAGAAGTGGCTAAGCGTGGAGGTCATTCGTTCATCCAGCTTACAGATAAAGCGTTACAACGTACAATGCTTGTGCATGCTACACAAGAGCAGATGGAAACGTGGACTGAACTTGATTTAGAACGTATGAAAAAGATGAACTGTTACATTGGTATCCGTGCTGGAGAGAACGTTAATGATCAGGCTGATGTTCCAGAAGATAAAATGAAATTATTCAATTCCATATATAATCATAAGGTACATAGCAAACAGCGCGTCAACCATACGAAATGGGTGGTATTGCGTTATCCTAATCCGAGTATGGCACAGCTTGCTAATATGAGTACGGAAGCTTTTGAAGACTTCTATTTCGATGTATGTAATCTCGATTATGGCAAAATGGACATCGCACAGGACCCGCTTGCTGAGCTTATGAGAAAAACGGATAAAGTACGTATTGTGGGTCCAGGGACAGATCTTAACTTCTCTATCAAGGGAATCGGTGCTGAGAAATGCTCAGGTCAAAAGAACATTCCGGATGGTGAGGTGTATAGTGCACCCGTCCGTGATTCTGTCAATGGGACAATAAGCTACAATGCACAAACAGTGTACAATGGTATTTCTTTCGAGAATATCAAGTTTACGTTCAAAGAAGGAAAGATCGTAGAAGCGACGAGTAATGATACGAAGCGCCTGAATGATATTCTGGATTCCGATGAGGGAGCAAGATATATTGGGGAGTTCGCTATTGGGTTCAATCCATACATTCTTCATCCAATGAAAGATATATTGTTTGATGAGAAAATTGCAGGTAGCCTACACTTTACACCAGGTCAAGCTTACGATGTAACCAACAATGGTAACACGTCATCGATTCATTGGGATCTAGTCCTAATTCAACGTCCAGACTACGGTGGCGGAGAAATATATTTCGATGATGTTCTTATTCGTAAAGATGGAATATTTGTAATTCCAGAGCTTGAAGGATTGAACCCTGATCATCTAAAATGA
- a CDS encoding HPr family phosphocarrier protein translates to MSSNNAAVVEIAQTAGKFSSSIVLQADNKYIDVKSILGLFTTLVSRKAYELHVHGPDAAEAKVAMQEVFSKHGLEIVVVAD, encoded by the coding sequence ATGTCCAGTAACAACGCAGCAGTTGTTGAAATTGCTCAAACAGCAGGTAAGTTCAGTTCTTCGATTGTACTACAAGCAGATAACAAGTACATTGATGTGAAAAGTATTTTGGGCTTGTTTACGACACTAGTAAGTCGTAAAGCCTACGAACTACATGTTCATGGTCCAGATGCAGCTGAAGCCAAAGTAGCTATGCAGGAAGTGTTTTCTAAACATGGTTTGGAAATCGTAGTTGTAGCCGATTAA
- a CDS encoding YlaN family protein encodes MTSFDLQEQLNIKAINLLQEDADKIQKLIEVQMENLATRYCPLYEEVLDTQMYGFSKEVDFAVRAGLLPEYTGKQLVSELERKLAILYEALNNKSGL; translated from the coding sequence ATGACTTCATTTGATTTACAGGAACAATTGAATATCAAAGCAATCAATCTTCTACAAGAAGATGCAGATAAAATTCAAAAGCTAATTGAAGTACAAATGGAGAATCTAGCAACACGTTACTGCCCTCTATACGAGGAAGTACTAGACACCCAAATGTATGGATTTTCTAAAGAGGTTGATTTTGCAGTGCGGGCGGGACTCTTGCCTGAATATACAGGGAAACAGTTGGTCAGTGAGCTAGAACGTAAGTTAGCCATTCTTTATGAAGCCTTGAACAATAAAAGTGGCCTGTGA
- the cax gene encoding calcium/proton exchanger, whose translation MKKWMSPSLLFITFILSALGHFAGWDPTVQFVLSAISIIFVAGFLGKATESVSHYAGQRLGGFLNATFGNAAELIIAIFLVKEGLYDMVKASLTGSIIGNLLLVLGLSLFAGGLKFKVQKFNVSLAGMNGSLMILAVIALFVPAVFFNTHSITESGTKTLSLVVAGILIVAYIAWLIFSMITHKAYLGDVTEDNQEETPHEHKPQWSKRKSILYLVLATIMVAFVSEWLVGTLGMFTTRFGLSELFVGAFVVAIIGNAAEHSAAIMLAMKNKMGAAVEIAVGSSLQISLFVAPVLVFISYFTGDTMDIIFTIIELVAISVSVFIAKSIIDDGSTNWYEGLLLLVVYVILGVSFYLV comes from the coding sequence TTGAAGAAATGGATGAGTCCTTCCTTGTTATTTATCACATTTATTCTGAGCGCATTAGGTCATTTCGCAGGTTGGGACCCAACTGTCCAGTTTGTTTTATCCGCAATATCGATTATTTTTGTTGCAGGATTCCTTGGAAAGGCTACCGAAAGTGTGTCGCATTATGCCGGGCAACGACTTGGTGGTTTCCTCAATGCAACCTTTGGTAATGCAGCCGAATTAATCATCGCCATATTTTTAGTTAAAGAGGGCTTGTACGACATGGTAAAGGCTAGCTTAACCGGTTCCATCATCGGTAATTTGCTCCTCGTTCTAGGTCTGAGCCTTTTTGCTGGAGGGCTAAAGTTCAAAGTACAGAAGTTCAATGTTTCATTAGCTGGAATGAATGGTTCTCTCATGATCCTTGCTGTCATTGCCCTCTTCGTTCCAGCTGTTTTCTTTAATACGCACTCCATCACGGAATCAGGTACCAAAACACTAAGCTTGGTCGTAGCTGGAATCCTCATTGTTGCCTATATCGCTTGGCTTATTTTCTCTATGATTACCCACAAAGCGTATTTGGGGGATGTTACAGAAGATAATCAGGAGGAGACACCACACGAGCATAAACCTCAATGGTCCAAACGTAAGTCTATCCTGTACCTCGTCTTGGCTACGATCATGGTGGCATTCGTCAGTGAGTGGCTTGTAGGTACTCTCGGAATGTTCACCACCCGTTTTGGACTCAGTGAGCTATTTGTAGGGGCCTTCGTAGTAGCTATTATTGGTAATGCTGCGGAACATAGTGCAGCAATCATGTTAGCGATGAAGAACAAGATGGGCGCTGCTGTTGAAATCGCTGTTGGTAGCAGTCTACAAATTTCCTTATTTGTTGCCCCTGTCCTAGTCTTCATTAGTTATTTCACGGGCGATACGATGGATATTATATTCACGATCATTGAACTCGTTGCGATATCCGTGTCCGTATTCATAGCTAAATCTATTATTGATGACGGTTCAACCAACTGGTATGAAGGACTATTACTATTAGTTGTCTATGTAATATTAGGCGTATCCTTCTATCTGGTCTAA
- a CDS encoding Asp23/Gls24 family envelope stress response protein, whose amino-acid sequence MTEQLQLDNGTIRISDDVVSKIAGMAALETPGIAAMSGGLSEGWAKRLSGKNVQKGVTVEVGQLEAAIDLRIIVLYETPIHEVCRMLQQNVREAIESMTGLHIVEINVKVEGVAFKDDEIDDLVIRNK is encoded by the coding sequence ATGACGGAACAACTTCAACTGGATAATGGAACTATACGGATTTCGGATGATGTCGTCTCGAAAATTGCTGGCATGGCAGCACTGGAGACCCCAGGTATTGCTGCGATGTCCGGAGGGCTATCCGAAGGATGGGCTAAGCGTCTTAGTGGCAAGAATGTACAAAAAGGAGTTACGGTAGAAGTTGGTCAGTTAGAAGCAGCTATCGATTTACGAATTATTGTGCTTTACGAAACACCGATTCATGAAGTATGTCGTATGCTACAACAAAATGTACGCGAAGCTATCGAAAGTATGACGGGATTGCATATTGTTGAAATCAACGTCAAAGTGGAAGGCGTCGCCTTCAAAGATGATGAAATTGATGATTTAGTTATTCGTAATAAATAA
- the ftsW gene encoding putative lipid II flippase FtsW, which produces MSKNKPQSKRGTPDFQLLILTLLLVGFGLVMVFSSSSSLTIVSKDDALFFPKRQFLWIVVGGFFMFIAMNIHYSKYKKLFMPIFIVTIIMLILVPYIGEVRNGARSWFGIGTLGVQPTELAKIATILYLAALITKKGERMRDLKKGFIPVMLIVGVVAGLIMMQPDLGSCLILVLTCGLIIYAGGASMKHIASSIALLIVGASLVLGINAAIKSIAPDDPSASVQKNYKMGRIEAFIDPFQDEEGTGFHLIQSLTAIGEGGLTGAGFGQSVQKLHYLPNPYNDFIFAVIGEEFGFIGTAIFLLLYLYFIWRGILISLRCPDPFGTLVGIGIMGLIAIQAFINIGGVTQTIPLTGVTLPFISYGGSSLLVMMFSMGIVLSISRESNKPAVTQEYIKSKKDYRGLSSV; this is translated from the coding sequence ATGAGTAAAAACAAGCCTCAATCCAAAAGAGGAACGCCGGATTTCCAGTTGCTTATCCTCACGTTACTACTTGTGGGATTTGGCCTTGTCATGGTATTTAGTTCAAGCTCAAGTCTAACCATTGTCAGTAAAGACGACGCATTATTTTTCCCTAAGCGTCAATTTTTGTGGATTGTCGTAGGGGGCTTCTTCATGTTTATTGCTATGAATATTCATTACAGTAAATATAAAAAATTGTTCATGCCTATCTTTATTGTCACGATAATTATGCTTATATTAGTTCCCTATATTGGCGAAGTTAGGAATGGTGCTCGAAGCTGGTTCGGTATCGGCACACTAGGAGTTCAACCTACAGAGCTTGCCAAAATTGCAACTATTCTATACCTTGCAGCCCTGATCACCAAAAAAGGGGAGCGGATGCGTGATCTTAAAAAGGGCTTTATACCCGTTATGCTTATTGTTGGTGTGGTCGCTGGTCTGATCATGATGCAGCCCGATTTGGGCTCATGTTTAATTCTAGTCCTAACTTGTGGCTTAATTATCTATGCCGGTGGAGCTAGTATGAAACATATTGCAAGTTCCATTGCGCTTCTCATCGTCGGAGCAAGCCTTGTCCTCGGAATAAATGCGGCCATTAAATCTATTGCGCCGGATGACCCCTCGGCTTCCGTACAGAAGAACTATAAGATGGGTCGGATCGAGGCCTTTATAGATCCCTTTCAAGATGAAGAAGGAACGGGATTCCATCTTATTCAATCTCTAACAGCCATCGGAGAAGGTGGTTTAACCGGCGCTGGATTCGGACAGAGCGTACAGAAACTTCATTATCTACCGAACCCTTATAATGACTTTATCTTTGCTGTCATAGGTGAGGAATTCGGCTTTATCGGCACAGCCATCTTTCTATTACTATACTTATACTTTATATGGCGAGGAATTCTCATCTCTCTAAGATGTCCTGATCCATTCGGAACATTAGTTGGCATTGGTATTATGGGACTCATCGCTATCCAAGCATTCATTAATATTGGCGGAGTTACTCAGACTATTCCTTTGACTGGTGTTACCCTGCCATTCATTAGCTATGGCGGTTCCTCTTTACTTGTCATGATGTTCAGCATGGGCATAGTGCTTAGTATTTCACGCGAAAGCAATAAACCTGCTGTCACGCAAGAATATATTAAATCCAAAAAAGACTACCGCGGATTATCCTCCGTGTAG
- a CDS encoding YugN family protein produces the protein MMIENTGLNGVKSDLALLDETAEKAGFVRWQWEYYRATYEYKIEDNKTEYYVRMNTRVVEGKLEKPDTILVIEAVYMGKATFPHGLEYETPIPAAVQGIANKKLQQFKEMLEA, from the coding sequence ATGATGATCGAAAATACAGGTTTAAATGGTGTGAAAAGCGATTTAGCTTTGCTAGATGAAACAGCTGAAAAAGCTGGATTTGTTCGTTGGCAGTGGGAATACTACCGCGCAACATACGAGTATAAAATTGAGGATAATAAAACGGAATACTATGTACGTATGAATACCCGAGTTGTCGAAGGCAAGCTTGAGAAACCGGATACCATTCTTGTTATAGAAGCGGTATATATGGGTAAAGCAACTTTCCCACACGGTCTAGAATATGAAACTCCCATTCCTGCCGCGGTTCAAGGTATTGCAAACAAAAAACTGCAACAATTTAAAGAAATGTTAGAAGCTTAA
- a CDS encoding amidohydrolase — translation MTKEMFLSELQPKLVEWRRYLHRHPELSYREQNTAEFVATKLRELGIEVQTNVGGGHGVVGLLKGGKRGKRIALRADMDALPIQDQKKCEYSSEVDGVMHACGHDGHTSILLGVASYFSRYQHEIQGEIVFIFQPAEEVCPGGARGMIEGGVLDGVDAIYGIHLWTPLPLGMVGSNGGSLMAAADEFFIDIKGKGGHGGIPHVTIDSVVAGSALVMQLQSIVSRSVDPLQPAVVTVGTIAGGSAQNIIAEQCRITGTVRSFDEDTRWFIRDKIESIAMLTAQTYGAEASVEYVMGYPPLVNDEAETQRFFTEAPHIFGAEYVQQMSKLMPAEDFAYYVQQVPGCFMFVGAGNADKGMDYPHHHSLFDFDEEAMLHGVKLLLTMVQSAQKE, via the coding sequence ATGACAAAGGAAATGTTTTTAAGTGAATTACAACCTAAATTGGTAGAGTGGAGAAGGTATTTACACCGCCATCCAGAGCTGTCTTACCGTGAGCAGAACACAGCTGAATTTGTTGCGACTAAGCTACGTGAGTTAGGTATTGAAGTGCAGACGAATGTTGGTGGGGGTCATGGCGTTGTAGGACTGCTTAAGGGAGGGAAACGGGGAAAAAGAATTGCTCTACGAGCAGATATGGACGCATTGCCCATTCAAGATCAGAAGAAATGTGAGTACAGCTCTGAGGTGGATGGCGTGATGCATGCTTGTGGACATGACGGTCATACGTCTATTCTTCTCGGCGTTGCTTCCTATTTCAGTCGGTATCAGCATGAGATTCAAGGCGAGATTGTATTTATTTTTCAACCCGCGGAGGAAGTGTGTCCTGGAGGTGCTAGGGGCATGATTGAAGGTGGGGTATTGGATGGCGTAGATGCTATATACGGAATTCACTTATGGACACCTCTTCCCCTAGGAATGGTTGGGAGTAACGGAGGTTCCTTGATGGCAGCAGCTGATGAATTTTTTATTGATATTAAGGGTAAAGGGGGCCACGGTGGGATTCCACATGTGACCATTGATAGTGTGGTTGCAGGTTCTGCTCTTGTGATGCAGCTTCAGAGTATTGTTAGTCGCTCTGTTGACCCTCTACAGCCGGCTGTAGTAACTGTGGGGACGATTGCAGGTGGATCTGCACAGAATATTATTGCGGAGCAATGCCGGATTACAGGAACGGTACGGTCATTTGATGAGGATACGAGATGGTTTATCCGTGACAAAATCGAATCCATAGCTATGCTCACTGCTCAAACGTATGGGGCAGAGGCCAGTGTGGAATATGTGATGGGATATCCACCGCTCGTTAATGACGAAGCTGAAACACAACGCTTTTTCACAGAGGCTCCACACATTTTTGGAGCTGAATATGTTCAGCAAATGTCTAAGCTGATGCCAGCAGAGGATTTCGCTTATTATGTTCAACAGGTACCGGGGTGTTTCATGTTCGTTGGTGCAGGTAATGCAGATAAAGGAATGGATTATCCTCATCATCATTCCCTTTTTGATTTTGATGAAGAAGCTATGCTGCATGGCGTGAAGCTACTCCTAACGATGGTTCAATCTGCGCAGAAAGAATAG
- a CDS encoding DNA repair helicase XPB, whose translation MDNGKACIVQRDRTVLLECRHPHFELAREKLSCYAELLKSPASFHTYRITPLSLWNAAALGWTATMVNDSLQSISRFDVPVNLLEDIQQLISRYGQLTLEVDTIVPQQLILKSSEPHILEEIMGYEDLLSLGMRQRSMTEVTLHQERRGRLKQELTRIGFPVLDLAGYHEGQPLVFSWREDFPGLRDYQKQAVKAFEGMPGSGGSGVVALPCGAGKTVVGMAVMEKLQCETLILTSNTTSVRQWIDEVLQKTTLTASEIGEYSGQKKEVKPVTVATYQILTHRRSKESEFQHVKLFNERSWGLIIYDEVHLLPAPVFRATADIQATRRLGLTATLVREDGCEQDVFSLVGPKRYDMPWRQLEERGWIAKVDCIEVRVAMPPEVKEQYLCAENKYKFRWAAENPAKLSMIKNIIKRHYDCTILIIGQYIDQLKMIATVIQAPLISGMMSQQERNDLYAAFRQGDIPILVVSKVANFAVDLPDASIAIEVSGSYGSRQEEAQRLGRILRPKSNGKRAYFYTLVTRDSKEEDYALRRQMFLIEQGYEYLIQNASDEEPVRNAGEQLQVEEDASLL comes from the coding sequence ATGGATAACGGTAAAGCTTGCATTGTACAGCGGGATCGAACGGTGTTGCTCGAATGTAGGCATCCCCACTTCGAGTTGGCAAGGGAGAAACTCTCCTGTTATGCAGAATTGCTCAAAAGTCCGGCTTCCTTTCATACCTATCGAATTACTCCGCTCTCTTTATGGAATGCGGCCGCGCTAGGGTGGACAGCTACTATGGTGAACGATAGTTTGCAGTCCATTTCTCGCTTTGATGTTCCTGTAAATTTGTTGGAGGACATTCAGCAACTCATATCTAGGTATGGGCAATTAACGCTAGAGGTAGATACGATTGTTCCACAGCAACTGATTCTCAAGAGCTCGGAACCGCATATTTTGGAAGAGATTATGGGATACGAGGATCTTCTCTCTCTTGGAATGCGGCAACGATCTATGACGGAAGTCACCCTTCATCAAGAGCGAAGGGGGCGCTTGAAGCAAGAGTTGACGAGGATTGGGTTTCCTGTTCTAGACTTGGCTGGATACCATGAAGGTCAACCTTTAGTATTCTCGTGGCGAGAGGATTTCCCAGGACTCAGAGATTACCAGAAACAAGCGGTTAAGGCATTCGAAGGAATGCCAGGTAGTGGAGGTAGTGGAGTTGTCGCGCTACCATGCGGTGCAGGGAAAACAGTTGTTGGTATGGCCGTAATGGAGAAACTGCAATGTGAGACCCTTATCTTGACATCCAATACAACCTCCGTTCGCCAGTGGATCGATGAGGTTCTTCAGAAGACGACATTAACAGCTTCTGAAATCGGAGAGTACTCCGGACAGAAGAAAGAAGTGAAGCCCGTCACGGTAGCCACTTATCAGATTCTGACACATCGCCGATCTAAAGAAAGTGAATTTCAGCATGTGAAGCTGTTTAATGAGCGTTCTTGGGGGCTTATTATTTATGACGAGGTACATCTTCTGCCTGCCCCTGTATTTCGAGCAACAGCAGACATTCAGGCTACACGACGTCTTGGGTTAACGGCCACACTAGTACGTGAAGATGGATGTGAGCAAGATGTCTTCTCCTTAGTAGGACCTAAACGGTATGACATGCCATGGAGACAGCTTGAAGAGCGTGGATGGATCGCTAAGGTAGATTGCATTGAGGTAAGAGTTGCGATGCCACCTGAAGTAAAGGAACAGTATCTTTGTGCAGAGAATAAATACAAATTTCGATGGGCTGCGGAGAATCCAGCTAAGCTCTCAATGATTAAAAATATAATAAAGCGTCATTACGATTGTACCATTCTTATTATTGGCCAATATATAGATCAGCTCAAGATGATTGCAACAGTTATTCAGGCACCCCTTATATCTGGCATGATGAGTCAACAGGAACGAAATGATTTATATGCTGCATTTAGGCAGGGAGATATTCCTATTCTCGTTGTGTCTAAAGTGGCTAATTTTGCGGTTGATCTACCCGATGCATCTATTGCTATAGAAGTATCAGGAAGCTATGGATCTCGTCAAGAAGAGGCGCAGCGGCTGGGTAGAATATTACGTCCCAAATCTAATGGAAAAAGGGCCTACTTCTATACTCTTGTAACTAGGGATAGCAAAGAGGAGGATTATGCCCTTCGGCGCCAGATGTTCCTTATTGAACAAGGGTATGAGTATCTCATTCAGAATGCGTCTGATGAAGAACCGGTTCGTAATGCGGGTGAACAACTTCAAGTGGAGGAGGACGCATCTTTGCTATGA